From the Argentina anserina chromosome 3, drPotAnse1.1, whole genome shotgun sequence genome, the window ATCAACAGACTGAACATATACATGAGGAAGCAAGCATGGAAATTGGTGTGTACATTTTCTAATGAGGAATTGCCAGAAGGGCCTGGGATTGCTTTTCATAACGAAAACCATTTTTCTTGGAATCATCAGCAGACCAGACGAAGATACCATTAAGGTTTTGTTCACTCCGGAGCCTATGGCAGGCAGTAAAGAATCCATTTTCAGGGGACAATCCACCACTCCCGTCGGTGCTGAAGCTCGCTAGGACCTTCCCGCCATTGTAGTTTGAGCTTTGAGTCTTGAAATAATCTATAAACTGAGACACTGTGGTGCTTTGATCATAGGCATAGAATTGGAAATTCACATAGTCTATCAGTTGGCCGTAGTTCTTCCACAAAGCCAGGTAGTGACTCTGAACGTCATCGTCATCAAAAGGAGCAATTGAAGCAAACTTGATCACACCATTGTCCTTGAGGGTTTTTATAAGCCTTCCAATGCACTCGGAGAAAGTATCGGGATCGGATTGAAAATGCTCGTAATCAATGTCAATCCCATCAAGATTGTACTGCTGGATGATACTTGTGAGTGAAGAAACAGCATTAGAAACCCATGAATCAACTGAAGAAGGGTTGAAATAGGCAGGGCCGCTATTGACACTGTCCCCTCCTAAGCTTAAACCAACCTTCACGTTTGAATGTGCATTCTTGATATCCGAAACTTGTGAGGCGCCGAGGTTGTCAGTGTCCCAAAAGACATTGAAGTTTCCATTTGTGGGTGAAGAACCGGAAGTGTCATAGTCGATGGCGAAGGCGAGAAGGAAGTGGACTTCAACATTTGGATTAATGGGGACATCGGAGAACTTGACATTGTTGAATTCAGCTCCTATGTATTCTCTAAATATATCTGAATTTGATGGGGCAGCTTTGATTGAGGCGTGTGATGTGATCATGAGGGCTTGAATGAACACGAGGGTGATAATAAGCTTAAGCTTTGTAAATGACATTGCTATTGAATCCGAAGAGTGGTTATCCGTTCTAGATTGGGGTGGCTAGTTTGTGTTGTGTGGTGAACACTACCTGTAAAATACCTAGATTTATAGTGAAGTCTACTCAAGTGAATATGCAGATTGATTTAGCTAATTACGCGACGATAAGCTAGTTGGTTGCTGTACGTTGTGTACAAAGAGAGACGCTTGTCTTGGAAAGATGGCACAGAACAAACTTAAGGTAGCACACCATCTAGAATGTGACGTATATATGTGGCTCAGAATCCAGTCGGATGTACCCAGCTACGCAGTGGTTACTTCTCAGTTTGGGCCAAATAAACAGTATGAAACATCCGGATTAAGAATCACAACAAATACCGGTAACATAAATTGGGCCCAATAGCTACgaattatttaattagtttTTAAAGGATAATACTGTACTTTCAACTTTTTTGATAGAATCAACGCTTCAGAGTTTGGGTTCTGATAAGATCAACAAAGGTAGTTAAAAAGCTTCATGTGACTCGTATGTTCATTCCCGCGACCTCACACATAAAATAGATTGTGATTGAAAGTTCCATTGCGCAGGCGAATATTGTACATACCTCTAAACTTAGGCTCTTAACAACATAATCGCTTGTGCCTCCGTCTGTCCCAACGTAGCATTAAATGCTCTATCAAATGTCACACAAGAAAAGCCAAAGTGTCAGACTCTAATGTAGGTACTTTTTGGGCGGTGCATGTCCCAACTCCATATCTTACTCCCCTTTGATGGCACTCCATGATTAGAGACCTAACCAACAAACCACGTCTCTGAGTTGACCCTTAATTTCAAGCAAGCTAGGGCAACAAAGTCCAACATAGTAATCCAATAGGTAGAACGACCTGATTGCTTGGCCTACCCGTCGTCGACCTAGCTAGTTCGCTCAGCGTTCTTCTATCTTCTATGAGAAAATGACCATAATGCTTTGACATCAATAACTACCGTATCCGTCGTCGACCTAGCTCACTGTTCTTCTATCCTCTAATGTGAAAACTACCATAATGCTTTGACATGCTGCATTATCTTGACGTTCACTATGTATCGTAAGGGTCAACTTACCAGTTACCACTAAAATTTAGGGCTGGGAGATCAGAAGATAGCTAGTGAGGTGAGGATTAATAATTGGAAATGACATTGATGTGGAAATTAAACTCGACA encodes:
- the LOC126789285 gene encoding chitinase 2-like, which codes for MSFTKLKLIITLVFIQALMITSHASIKAAPSNSDIFREYIGAEFNNVKFSDVPINPNVEVHFLLAFAIDYDTSGSSPTNGNFNVFWDTDNLGASQVSDIKNAHSNVKVGLSLGGDSVNSGPAYFNPSSVDSWVSNAVSSLTSIIQQYNLDGIDIDYEHFQSDPDTFSECIGRLIKTLKDNGVIKFASIAPFDDDDVQSHYLALWKNYGQLIDYVNFQFYAYDQSTTVSQFIDYFKTQSSNYNGGKVLASFSTDGSGGLSPENGFFTACHRLRSEQNLNGIFVWSADDSKKNGFRYEKQSQALLAIPH